A genomic window from Candidatus Binatia bacterium includes:
- a CDS encoding Gfo/Idh/MocA family oxidoreductase — MSRKFGVGVVGAGAIFPSHLQAYKYLSKRFRIVGISDTDELRLRQAGQKHFLPVSTTDYRELLARPDIDIIDICTPPGVHAQIVKDALVAGKWVISEKPLAPTLAEVDELIEFEKQYPGKLSTVFQRRYATDVERLMRLKDDESLGRLVGGTFNRTARGAFVQNAKNWGSWKMSGGGTVMTQFVHELDLMCLVYGEPESVSAMMDTVHLDIESEDAFAATIRFKNGAIVSCSSSTGVGKSGVMFDVVGTNKVHRYASKSDDDGGGSGLARLQTLATKVVEKGGDKIKGKLGRPTKKKGDGGSHRPYFEAILKALDMDQPLPVGPASSRPAVELATGIYTSAILGEPVVFPLGSSATYYNGITAEIYRTRPGAGGDKNNLTAISGRQAG; from the coding sequence ATGAGCAGGAAGTTCGGTGTCGGCGTCGTCGGAGCGGGGGCAATCTTTCCCTCGCACCTGCAGGCGTACAAATATCTTTCAAAGCGCTTTCGGATCGTCGGGATCTCCGACACCGACGAGCTTCGCCTGCGCCAGGCAGGCCAGAAGCACTTCCTTCCGGTTTCGACGACGGACTACCGCGAGCTTCTCGCGCGCCCCGACATCGACATCATCGACATCTGCACCCCTCCGGGTGTGCATGCGCAGATCGTGAAGGACGCGCTCGTCGCGGGGAAGTGGGTCATCTCGGAGAAGCCTCTCGCCCCGACGCTGGCCGAGGTCGACGAGCTCATCGAGTTCGAGAAGCAGTACCCGGGCAAGCTCTCGACGGTGTTCCAGCGCCGCTACGCGACCGACGTCGAGCGCCTCATGCGGTTGAAGGACGATGAATCGCTGGGACGTCTCGTCGGCGGAACGTTTAATCGGACCGCGCGCGGCGCCTTCGTGCAGAACGCCAAGAACTGGGGCAGTTGGAAGATGTCCGGTGGCGGCACCGTGATGACCCAGTTCGTACACGAGCTCGATCTGATGTGTCTCGTCTACGGCGAGCCCGAGAGCGTCTCGGCGATGATGGATACCGTGCACCTCGACATCGAGTCGGAAGATGCGTTCGCCGCGACAATTCGATTTAAGAACGGTGCGATCGTGTCGTGTAGTTCGTCGACGGGAGTCGGCAAGTCGGGGGTCATGTTCGACGTCGTCGGTACCAATAAAGTCCATCGCTACGCGTCCAAGAGTGACGACGACGGCGGCGGCAGTGGGCTTGCCCGCTTGCAGACTCTCGCGACCAAGGTGGTCGAAAAGGGCGGCGACAAAATCAAAGGCAAGCTCGGACGCCCTACGAAGAAGAAGGGCGACGGTGGCAGCCACCGCCCCTACTTCGAGGCGATCCTGAAGGCGCTCGACATGGATCAGCCGTTGCCCGTGGGGCCGGCGTCGTCGCGACCCGCCGTGGAACTCGCGACGGGGATCTACACCTCGGCTATTCTCGGGGAGCCGGTCGTGTTCCCTCTCGGTTCGTCGGCGACGTACTACAACGGCATCACCGCCGAGATTTATCGCACTCGACCGGGTGCC